Below is a genomic region from Spartinivicinus marinus.
ACTAGGTGAGGTCCTATTGAAAAACAAAAAACAACAACTCATAATATAAGTCAGTTTCCTAAAATATAAGCTAGCACTTTAAAATAATAACCATTAATTAATCAGGAGCAGGCATTTATCAAAATCCAATAAAACCCAACAACAACAATACGACAAAAAATAGCTATGTATCGCAACCGATTTTAAAAAGTAATCGCAACAAAATATTGAAGCATTAAAAATATTAAAGGGTAATATTATTAATGCAACTGTCATTTAATTTTAACAACGGAAGTTTATCTTGACAGAGCTTTACTGAAGACATGACTATTGCCGACCTGAAATACGATCAAAAAGTGAGTTGGTCTAAACAGGATAATTCTTCATTTACAGAGAAGATAGGTGTTGAAAAAACATTTAAAGCAAGCCTTCCAACAGGGCAATCGCATATATACTATTCACATGAGTACAATCAAAATCAAGATATACAGCATATCTTGATTTTGATTGTTGTTTATAGTTAAACAGTTAACTATAAGACAAGTATATTTTATAAAGAATCAAGTGCAGCTTGATAGTTTGGTTCTTCGGTAATTTCCTTAACCAATTCACTATGCACCACCAGGCCTTCTTCATTCAAACAAATCACAGCCCGAGCAGCTAAACCTCGTAAAGGACCTTCGTTAATATTCACACCATAAGACTCGGTAAACTCTGGAGCACGGAAAAACGATGCAGATGTTACTCCCTCAATTCCCTCTACTTCACAGAAGCGGCCTGCTGCAAATGGCAAATCAGCAGAAATACAAACAACCACTGTATTTTCTTTAGCTGCAGCCTTTTGATTAAAAGTTCTTACACTAGTTGCACATACAGGGGTATCAATGCTTGGAAAGATATTAAGTACAACTTTCTTCCCTGCAAAGTCGTTTAATTTAATATTCGACAGATCTGCTCCACATAAAACAAAAGCGGGCACTTTTTCACCAGTTGCAGGAAATTTACCAGAAACACTCACTGGATTACCTTGAAACGTCACAGTAGACATAATTGATACCTATTGATTATGGATGAAATGAAATGCAAGTTTACTTATAAAATTAGGCAACAAGAAGTAACTAATTTATACTTCCAACAACTTATAAAACATACTCCCAATGGACTCTAGTCGTAACACTTAAGGAGACTAAATGGCACTAACCCCATCAACCATGATGCCATTAGGCACAACTGCTCCCGAATTTACCTTACCTGATACTGTTTCTGGTAAAGATTACTCACTAGCGGAGTTAACAGGCACTAAAGGTTTATTAGTGACTTTTATTTGCAACCACTGCCCTTTCGTAATTCATATCATTGATCAATATACTCAACTACTAAATGAATATATTGAACAGGGTATTGGCTGTGTAGCAATCAGTGCTAATGATGTAGTCAGCCATCCTGATGACCACCCAGACAAAATGAAGCTAATGGCAGCAAACCAAGGGTTTAAATTCCCTTACCTTTATGACGAAACCCAGTCAGTAGCAAAAGCCTATGATGCTGCTTGTACACCAGACTTCTTCTTATTTGATAGCCAGCTGACATGTGTTTATCGCGGTCAATTTGATGACTCGAAACCAGGTAATAATAAGCCTGTTACAGGTAGAGACTTACGACAGGCGCTTACTAATTTGGTAGCAGGTCAACCCATTTCAGAGCAGCAAGTACCTAGTATGGGCTGCAATATTAAATGGAAAGGCTAAATACAATAGTGTTAACTGAAGTACTAGTGGCCCATGCATAAGATCGTTATTTAGTGATGCAGATGGACCACTAACCTCAATTAAAGGCAAGCTTTCTAACGATGCAGCGTAAAAGGTCAATTATTTAGCCGCTGCTTTTTTTGCTACTCCAGCTAGTAAACCCTGGATTTTACCAATAACAGCTTCACACCCTTTCATCTGATGTCGCTCAGCTAGATAGCGTGGATTATTGTAGGTAATAACTGTTTGACCTGATTTATTTTGATATACCAGATATTTTTGTGGCAAATCTATAGCTGTAGTATGGGCACACTGCATTAACTTGGTGCCTACATTTGGGTTGCCAAAGATAACCAGCTTAGTTGGTGGCAACTTTAGACCGACATTTTTAGCATTATCCATATGGTCGATAACTGTAAAAACCCTTACCCCCTTATCTTTAAGCTTATTGAGCTCTTTAACTAAGTTTTCAGTTGTCTGGTCTACGCTATGATTGGATGAGATCTGTTCAAGACCGCTTGCCCAGATGTTAACAGACAAAGCCATAGCAAATGTGGTGAGTAGTAGTTGCTTTGCTTTCATTGAGTTCACTCCTTATTAAATTCTAGTTCTTATAATAGACACTTCTCAAAGGCTAATCCTTCCAGACAATTTGAGTTTTAGGGACATAGCTAACAGTTTATTTTTAGAGATGCCCAAATGTATAATCATGCCAAACAAAAAGATTAAGGAAATGACAGTTGGATGTAGCAATTATCAATTGGGCTCAAGCCCAGCTCAGTAGTTTACACGTTGTTTTTCAACTGTTTTCCTGGTTGGGTTATGGCGAGCTGTATCTGATTATTATAGGCGTGCTGTATTGGGGCTGGAACCCTCGTTTAGGCGTCAGTTTAAGTGGTTATTTATTATTAGCCAGCGCCCTTAATGGTATTTTCAAACTTGTTATTCATGCACCACGCCCTTACTGGCTAGCACCAGAATTATATAAAGGCATTCCTGATCACGCATTCGGTATGCCCTCTGGGCATGCTAATAGCAGCTTAAGCTTTTGGGGGCGCTGGGCTTTCACTATTAATAAATACTGGTTCTGGCTACTTTGTGCCGTCATTATTTTTGTGATTGGGCTTTCCAGGGTTTTTCTTGGCGCTCACTTTCCCAGCCAAGTTCTTTCTGGCTGGGGGCTCGCCTTAAGTTGCTTAATTATATTCGGCTATTGTGAACACAAACTAACCCCATGGTTTAGCCAGCTTAAACCTGGTACTCAGATTTTACTGGTACTCTGCTCTTGTGGTGTTGTATTGCTTGCAGGTGTTTTCAGTTATTTATCCACCCAGGCGTTTATTATTCCTGAACATTGGCTGACTAATGCATACTCTGCAAGCCAAACCGACAAACCATTCGTGCCAGTTAACCTAAAGTCTATATGTCGTGATACAGCTATGCTCGCAGGTTTATGGGTTGGGGCTATTCTTTATTATCAACAACAGGGCTGGCATCAGTTAACTCAACCACAAGGAAGACTTCTCCGCTGCCTTGGAGGAGTAATCAGTGGTCTGCTTATCTGGTATGGCTTAGGGTTAGCCATAAAAATCACCACTACTTTCGACACTGTCAGCTACTATTTGTTACAAGTTATTCGTAGTTTTATTTTTGGGCTATGGGTAAGTCACCTTTGGCCATGTCTTACCTTAAAGTGGCAACGTCATCGTGCGCTGTCACTGTAAACACTTATGAACTATGATAAAAATTGTAAAGGCCTGGTTACATAAAAATGAAGTATACACAACGTCACATGAATCACCCCAAACATATTGCACTGGTGGCTCATGACAATAAAAAGAATGAAATACTTGCATGGGTAAGTGAACATGCTCCTATTCTTGAACAGCACCACTTATATGCAACAGGCACCACAGGTGCACTATTGGAACATAACTTAGATTTAACCATTGAAAAGTTAATTAGCGGTCCTTTAGGTGGCGACCAGCAAGTTGGAGCACTGATTACCGAAGGTAGCATTGATATGCTCATTTTCTTCTGGGACCCCTTTGAGCCATTGCCCCATGACCCAGATGTAAAAGCCCTGCTGCGAATTGCAGCAGTATGGAATGTGCCTGTTGCCTGTAATCAGGCCTCAGCAGATTTCCTGATCAAGTCACCCCTAATGGGAGAACACTATACCCATAGTGTTCCTGATTATGAGCACTATCGAATTAAACGACGAAATATTGCTGAGACGAATTAAGGCTAATACCCTATACCCATAGGCAACAGTCGCTGGAGATAGCCATCATTATAAAAGTAGTGCCAACTATGCTTATACTAAAAATGAAATAACCATGAACAGTGAGGACGGGCTTATGGTGGATCTCGCCTACTTTTTACCACCATCACAGGGAGAACTTAACCTAGAGGCATATAACCCAAGTTATACCTTTAATCTGGATAAAACCAACGCCAAAAAAGAAGCCCAAACGCTTGGCATCAGTTTGAATGAATGGCAAACCAAATTGTTTGCAGAGCAAAAACAAGGGTTGCTTATTATTTTTCAAGCAATGGATAGCATTGCTAAATTATCAAATTTACAGCAAGTATTTACCGGGCTTAGTCCTCATGGTATTTCTGCTCATACCTTTGACCCACCCGGGATTGATGATCATCGTCATGACTTTCTACGGCGCTTTCATCTCTATGTACCTAGTAAAGGCATGATTGGGATATTTAGTCATAGCTATTATGAGTGGATACTTCGCAATATGGTCAATAAGGGCATCGAGCCTAAAGGATTACACAACCAAGCAACACATATTAATAATTTTGAATTATTGCTAAGAGATACAGGGACTCAGGTCATCAAGTTTTATTTACATATAAGCCGCCAAGAACATCGCCACCGTCTCTTACAACGTCTTTCTAATCCAGAAGAGTACTGGAAATTAACCCCAACAGACTTACACATCCAAAAACACTGGAGTCAAACGATTAAAAGCTATGAACACATTATTCAACTCACCCATAGCCCTCTACACCCATGGTATATAATACCTAGTGACTATACCTGGTTTCGTGACCTACTCATTGCCAAGATTCTAAACCATACCCTCACCGCCATGAAACCCAGTTATCCAGTCATGCAACCACCGTTTAACATAGAAGACCTACCTGAAGAAGTTGTTACTAACCTCAGTAAAAAAGCTAAAAAAAATTAGCTTAGTGATACATCTCCTCACTAGCACCTCTTGATAAAATATAAAAAGATCATACTTATGAAATATACCATGTGTCGTTACCCTTAATCAGGTAACCTAAAGCCATAAGTTTATGGAAACAAAGAAATACAAAATATGTTTGATTGGTTACTTATTTTCATCTGTGTTGCCGCCGCTTTACTTTGGTGGGATGCAGTCAAAGCAAAGGAACTGGCAAAGCAAGCTGTCGCCCGAACTTGCAAATCTATGCAGTTGCAATTACTGGATGATACTGTCGCCCTGAGCTGGCTAAAGCTGAAGCGTAATCACCAAGGGCAAGTCGTATTCGCTCGCAGTTATCAGTTTGAGTTCAGCCTGAATGGTGCCGAGCGTTATAAAGGTGCAGTTCAGCTGCTGGGCTATAAGGTACAACAGATGCAAATTGATAACCCCCACGAACAGCCAGAAGCCGCCAAACAGACCTACTTGCAGTAGTTCCAACATAAAATGAATCAAGTCTACAGAAGATGTACTTAAGTTGTTCGTCTGACAACTTTTTGTTACATTAGCACTGCCTTACGCTGAGCCATAAACAGCATAAGGTATGCTGGGAGTGCTGAGCCTCCTGGCTTTTTCTAGTCCTCAAGACCAAACTCCTTTTTTTGTTTATTTTTTATTCACTGCTTTGAGCAATTTTATTGGTATACCCAATACGAAGGGTTTTTAGGTGCGGCCATCAAGTGACGAGACCCATGAGCCTACAAATAATAGGTGATTGGGGCGAGGAATGAAGACAGTTAAATGCTCCTGCATAAACTGCATTCCCACCATCCATGGTGGTCATAACAAAACCTAGAAATCATTCGTGAAGGGTATTAACCACAAAAGCAAGACTGCAACAATAATTATGGCCTGTAAGTTTTCCTATGAAATGAGCTGCATCACTGCTAGCCTGCTCTTTTAGCAAACCCATACATATAAGATAAATCGGTAAAAACTGGCTTACCCCTAACAGCAGAAAGAAACCTGAGCCAATGTACTTGATAATTTTCATTTGTGATAAATAATTATATACTCAGTTTAAGTATAATTTTTAGAAGAAAAATAAACCAAGAAGATTAAAAGCTAACTTTTCTTTACATATTAGCGCTTTATTCGAAAACCGAAAGCAGTAATTATAGTCAAACCAAGTGTTTTTTTAGTGTTCTGGTTATTCTACATCTATTGTCTATACTTATTTAGCTGTTGAATAAGAGCAACTAACGACATTATGACCAAATGGATAACGGGTTAATTAATAACATAATTGCCCACCTTATCAACTTTAATTTTATTGGATATATTCTTTAAGGAGAAAGCAATGTCTAACACCAACTTAGCTCTTGGAGCATATGGGCCATTTGCCTGTAATATTGATCAACCAGCAAAAGTAGCTTTCAGCGAAGCATTTGAGCACTTTAAAGGCGTAAAATATGAGCCTGTTGCCGTAGCCTCTCAAGTTGTTTCAGGCACAAACTATGCTTTTTTCTGTAATGCAACGCCTGTGTATCCTGGCGCTACAACTTACCCAGCAATGGTTAGCATATACAAACCGCTAGATGGAAATGCAGGTATTACTAATATTGAAAGGCTACCTTACTAGCATTCCATACTCAAAATAAATCACTAGATATATACAAAACTCACTCAAGCCACTGAACCATTCAGTGGCTTTTTTTATAATTTGATTAAACCATCAAGCCTACAGTCACTAGCCAATCAAAAATAGTACCGCAACAATAAACATCACATGAAATATAACTATAGCTAAATATTAAATTGCGAAATGCTATATTGATATTATTCTTCATCACGTCAATCAAATCTGTTAAGCCATTTCAAACACAAAAGGATTTATATAATGAAATTAAGAAAAATTTATAGTCTAGCTATTTTGCCTTCATTATTTTTTAGTACCTATACAAGTGCCGAAGCACCAAGCTCATCTTGTGCAGATACAGTCAACGCCAATCATGTTGAAAGTATTTATAGTGCTGAAAGTTGCGCAACCGGTTTATTTGCTAAATCCCATTACTCAGCAATTTCCAATTTTAATATTCTAGACGCAACAACGGTTTCTTTTAATTTCACAACACCTAATGATTTAGAGACTGGCTGGATAATGGTTTGGAAAGATACAACAGAAGTAGACTTTTCAATGAAACCATTATTTAAAGCCCCCTTATCTTCTAATAAGGGCCATTATGTTTTGCATTCTGATAGAATTAATTTTCAACAAGGTATTTACACAATCGCGATTACAGCAGGTAAAGATGAAATGAGTGTTGCTGCAACAAGAGCGATGGTATTTGGTCAACCTGCTCAATCTGGCGGCAGCGCAATAGCGGTTACAAGAAAAGCACTGACAGGTATAACTGCCACCTATCTTAGCCCTCCTAATGTTGTTGCAAGCGACAACTTGGCCTGGTTGCAAGTATTTGATGGAACTCTAGAAGACTCACCTGAGCAAAATGCTCAACCTATTTTGGAAATGACGAGCCCTTTAATTGACTCCTCTGGCGTTTTTTCGATTAACTTTCCTGCAGGCATGTTAAAAAACTATCGAACCTATACTTTAATATTTAATCCCGGTAGAGGTTTTGGCGCTGTTGCTGCCGCACACACATTTAAGTATATACTTCAATAAAAATTGTATTATATACCCAGAATGGGGAATGTAGAGCTAGCCTTCTAATGTGAGGCTAGCGATAACGACATCGATTGACTTAACAAGGATAGTTAGGGGTCACCAAGTAATAAAGCTATATACAGCTACAAATAACAAGTATTTTACACATTGACCATATACATTAATAGTCAAGAGATATCGACAGCTAAGAGCTTTTCTACTGAAATTAAAATTATTATATCATCTTCATAATGTGCTGTACCGATAACAAATGGGCAATTAGTACCATGTTCATTAGAGCTGTCTATTTCAGCATTTTTGATACTAATTATTTCAGAGACACTATCAACTAAGATACCTTGTATCTGACCACTGATATCTAACAGAATTATACGAGACTGCTTAGATATATCACTGCCAGGAAGATCCAATAATAATCTGAGACTATTGATATTAATAACTTCTCCACGCAAGCTGATCATACCCAGCACATAATCTGGAGCTCCAGGAACAGGCGCTAACTCCATAAAGTTGAGAATCTCTAAAGTACGAAGCACTTCAACTGCATAGATTTCGCCCTCTAGTGCAAACGTCAGCCATTGAGCCTCTTCAGTGTTGGCAGCTTGCTGTTCTTGCATTACTGATTCACCATTTCCTGTCTATCTCTCCACCACTTAGGCTATTATTGCCTTTTAAACCTCTGCCTAATAACAAAAAGATCTGTACATCAAACAAAAAAGCACAGATTGCTGCTTTACAGGGTAGTACAGCTATCAGAAATCACCAGCCCCTCCCCCCCCTCAAGTACCTTCAAGTTTCGCTTATAATAGAAAGCATTCAATAAAGTAATAGGAATAAAATAGATAAAAATAGACTGCAATTAATATCACTAAAAACACTCACTTATGATTTAAAATGCTTTTAATCATAAGAAAACATTTTATTCCTGTTCAGAGCATTGACCAACAATAATTTTTATTACAAAATGCTAATATTTAAAGTATTGTCCAACTCACCTAAAACAGCAGCTTTTTTGAGTACCCCCTCATACATAGTTAGGAATCACTAATATTACCCATAAAACAGATATAATACTTTTCGCTAGTTCCTAAGCATTCTTAAACAGAATGATTAACTGTCTGACTAGTTATGACTAATGGCGTAATGGACTTTATTGCAAAATATAACGAAAATATCATCGGTCCTTAACTCTTAAAGGAAAAATAATGTTTGCCTATTTTGAACAAGTGTTAAAGGCGTTTCCTAAGCGCGAGCCTGAGCAACCACCTAATACCCTGCTCATGTTTTGTTTACATTACACTCAAGGTATGTGGCGCCCCATTTTGTTAGTGTCATTATTTACTGCAATCGCCGCCGTTGCTGAAGCCTCTCTATTTGGCATGATGGGTGTATTAATCGACTGGCTGGAACAAAATGATCCAGCTACTTTCTTCGAAAAAGAAAAAGGCTGGTTAATTGTCCTAAGTATTGTCCTTTTAATTGGCATCCCTGGCATTATATTGGTTCATTCATTACTGGTGCATCAAACTCTGCTAGGTAACTACCCCATGGCCATCCGCTGGATGGCTCATCGCTACCTGCTAAAACAAAGCCTTTCATTTTACCAAAATGACTTTGCAGGCCGCATTGCAACTAAAGTCATGCAAACAGCTTTATCCATTCGTGAAACTGTGATGAAGCTTGTAGATGTCATGGTATACATCACCATTTACTTTATAACCATGGTAGTACTGGTTGGCCAGGCTGATAAACGCTTAATGATTCCCTTGTTAGTTTGGTTAGCTGCTTATATTGGTATTCAATGGTTTTTTATTCCTAGGTTACGGAAGGTATCAACCCAGCAAGCAGATGCACGCTCGGTAATGACTGGCCGTATAGTCGATAGCTATACCAATATTCAAACAGTAAAATTATTTGCCCACACCAAACGTGAAGCTAACTATGCACAAGATAGTATGGACTTATTCTTGACGACAGTACATAAACAAATGCGACTAGTGACGGGTTTTAACGTATGCTTAGAGTGGATTAATTATACCCTGGTTTTTGCTGTAGGCGCGCTATCTCTTTATTTGTGGGCATTAAATGAAGTCACTATAGGTGCTATCGCCGTTGCGATTACATTAGCGCTTCGCTTAAATGGAATGAGTCATTGGATAATGTGGGAAGTTAGCGCTTTATTTGAAAATATTGGTACAGTTGTAGATGGCATGAGTACTCTCAGCCAACCGCGTGACGTTATTGATCACGAACAAGCCCCCCCTCTCCAAATCAATAATGGTGCTATTGAGTTTTCTAATGTTAGTTTCCATTATGGAAAGCAATCCGGTGTCATTGACCATCTAAACTTAAGCATTAAACCAGGTGAGAAAGTTGGTTTGGTTGGTCGCTCTGGTGCAGGCAAATCAACCTTGGTTAATTTACTACTGCGGTTTTATGATGTTGAGCAGGGTATTATTCAGATTGATGGAAAAAATATCGCAACAGTTCAACAAGAATCATTAAGAGCCTGCATCGGTATGGTTACCCAAGATACTATGCTATTACACCGCTCGGTGAGAGAAAATATTCTTTATGGTAAACCAGATGCATCAGAAGAAGAGTTGATCGCCGCCTGCAAAAAAGCTGAAGCCTATGATTTTATTCTTAAGTTGACCGACCCTAAAGGTAATAAGGGGTTTGACGCACAAGTAGGTGAGCGAGGGATTAAATTATCTGGCGGCCAACGACAACGGATTGCAATTGCTAGAATGCTGCTAAAAGATGCCCCTATTTTAGTATTGGATGAAGCAACCTCTGCCCTAGATTCAGAAGTGGAAGCCGCTATCCAGGAAAATTTATATAAACTAATGCAAGGCAAAACTGTAATCGCAATTGCGCACCGCCTTTCAACCATTGCAGCAATGGACCGTTTAGTTGTAATGGATCAAGGAAAAATTATTGAGGAAGGCACCCATCAAGAGCTAGTATCAGCTGGCGGTATTTATGCACAATTATGGGCTCATCAGACAGGCGGCTTTTTGGGAGAAAAATAACCACCGACCACCGGCACTGCCGGTGGTTTTATATGCAACTCATTATGCTCTCATGCATGATTCTGATCAAACCTTAAAATATTCAACCCAAACCTACAAGATTACGACTCCCTTTAAAGTTATAACGTAACTATATCTGTAGCAACTAATCGCTATCGTTTGTACTAATAGCTTGTACTACTTGATAGCTTACGGTTAAGGATAAGAACTTTAGGAGTCTTCTATGCCCATTACTAGCAACTCTCAGCCATCCCTGAGCCTTAACACAATCAATCATGCGAAAGACCTTGAAATTGCTAGTGATAAAAAAAACCGCTCAACGATTCACAGCTTTTTCTCAAATATTGGTCATTTTTTTCAAGTCCATTTCAGTAAAAAAGCAAAATCTTATGAGGTTGCAACTCAACAGCAGACTCTTTATACAGCCACTCAGCAACCCGTTAAACTAATTGGTATAACTACAGCCACC
It encodes:
- the tpx gene encoding thiol peroxidase; this translates as MSTVTFQGNPVSVSGKFPATGEKVPAFVLCGADLSNIKLNDFAGKKVVLNIFPSIDTPVCATSVRTFNQKAAAKENTVVVCISADLPFAAGRFCEVEGIEGVTSASFFRAPEFTESYGVNINEGPLRGLAARAVICLNEEGLVVHSELVKEITEEPNYQAALDSL
- a CDS encoding thioredoxin family protein codes for the protein MALTPSTMMPLGTTAPEFTLPDTVSGKDYSLAELTGTKGLLVTFICNHCPFVIHIIDQYTQLLNEYIEQGIGCVAISANDVVSHPDDHPDKMKLMAANQGFKFPYLYDETQSVAKAYDAACTPDFFLFDSQLTCVYRGQFDDSKPGNNKPVTGRDLRQALTNLVAGQPISEQQVPSMGCNIKWKG
- a CDS encoding DUF302 domain-containing protein; translated protein: MKAKQLLLTTFAMALSVNIWASGLEQISSNHSVDQTTENLVKELNKLKDKGVRVFTVIDHMDNAKNVGLKLPPTKLVIFGNPNVGTKLMQCAHTTAIDLPQKYLVYQNKSGQTVITYNNPRYLAERHQMKGCEAVIGKIQGLLAGVAKKAAAK
- a CDS encoding phosphatase PAP2 family protein, coding for MDVAIINWAQAQLSSLHVVFQLFSWLGYGELYLIIIGVLYWGWNPRLGVSLSGYLLLASALNGIFKLVIHAPRPYWLAPELYKGIPDHAFGMPSGHANSSLSFWGRWAFTINKYWFWLLCAVIIFVIGLSRVFLGAHFPSQVLSGWGLALSCLIIFGYCEHKLTPWFSQLKPGTQILLVLCSCGVVLLAGVFSYLSTQAFIIPEHWLTNAYSASQTDKPFVPVNLKSICRDTAMLAGLWVGAILYYQQQGWHQLTQPQGRLLRCLGGVISGLLIWYGLGLAIKITTTFDTVSYYLLQVIRSFIFGLWVSHLWPCLTLKWQRHRALSL
- a CDS encoding methylglyoxal synthase yields the protein MKYTQRHMNHPKHIALVAHDNKKNEILAWVSEHAPILEQHHLYATGTTGALLEHNLDLTIEKLISGPLGGDQQVGALITEGSIDMLIFFWDPFEPLPHDPDVKALLRIAAVWNVPVACNQASADFLIKSPLMGEHYTHSVPDYEHYRIKRRNIAETN
- a CDS encoding polyphosphate kinase 2 family protein — translated: MNSEDGLMVDLAYFLPPSQGELNLEAYNPSYTFNLDKTNAKKEAQTLGISLNEWQTKLFAEQKQGLLIIFQAMDSIAKLSNLQQVFTGLSPHGISAHTFDPPGIDDHRHDFLRRFHLYVPSKGMIGIFSHSYYEWILRNMVNKGIEPKGLHNQATHINNFELLLRDTGTQVIKFYLHISRQEHRHRLLQRLSNPEEYWKLTPTDLHIQKHWSQTIKSYEHIIQLTHSPLHPWYIIPSDYTWFRDLLIAKILNHTLTAMKPSYPVMQPPFNIEDLPEEVVTNLSKKAKKN
- a CDS encoding DUF3301 domain-containing protein → MFDWLLIFICVAAALLWWDAVKAKELAKQAVARTCKSMQLQLLDDTVALSWLKLKRNHQGQVVFARSYQFEFSLNGAERYKGAVQLLGYKVQQMQIDNPHEQPEAAKQTYLQ
- a CDS encoding chemotaxis protein CheW, which gives rise to MQEQQAANTEEAQWLTFALEGEIYAVEVLRTLEILNFMELAPVPGAPDYVLGMISLRGEVININSLRLLLDLPGSDISKQSRIILLDISGQIQGILVDSVSEIISIKNAEIDSSNEHGTNCPFVIGTAHYEDDIIILISVEKLLAVDIS
- a CDS encoding ABC transporter ATP-binding protein, which encodes MFAYFEQVLKAFPKREPEQPPNTLLMFCLHYTQGMWRPILLVSLFTAIAAVAEASLFGMMGVLIDWLEQNDPATFFEKEKGWLIVLSIVLLIGIPGIILVHSLLVHQTLLGNYPMAIRWMAHRYLLKQSLSFYQNDFAGRIATKVMQTALSIRETVMKLVDVMVYITIYFITMVVLVGQADKRLMIPLLVWLAAYIGIQWFFIPRLRKVSTQQADARSVMTGRIVDSYTNIQTVKLFAHTKREANYAQDSMDLFLTTVHKQMRLVTGFNVCLEWINYTLVFAVGALSLYLWALNEVTIGAIAVAITLALRLNGMSHWIMWEVSALFENIGTVVDGMSTLSQPRDVIDHEQAPPLQINNGAIEFSNVSFHYGKQSGVIDHLNLSIKPGEKVGLVGRSGAGKSTLVNLLLRFYDVEQGIIQIDGKNIATVQQESLRACIGMVTQDTMLLHRSVRENILYGKPDASEEELIAACKKAEAYDFILKLTDPKGNKGFDAQVGERGIKLSGGQRQRIAIARMLLKDAPILVLDEATSALDSEVEAAIQENLYKLMQGKTVIAIAHRLSTIAAMDRLVVMDQGKIIEEGTHQELVSAGGIYAQLWAHQTGGFLGEK